From a single Natronorubrum tibetense GA33 genomic region:
- a CDS encoding DUF7563 family protein: MVCVTTAPWPSVDNSTCKHCGAYVSDQFCRVYGDNNDRAHRCGDCDSYRRLTRGSAAGVAVTIPDPEIAEGHHGGEADV, translated from the coding sequence GTGGTCTGCGTGACGACCGCCCCGTGGCCGTCGGTCGACAACTCGACGTGCAAACACTGCGGAGCGTACGTTTCGGATCAGTTCTGCCGCGTCTACGGCGACAACAACGACCGAGCCCATCGCTGCGGAGACTGTGATTCCTACCGTCGACTGACCCGCGGGTCCGCAGCTGGTGTCGCGGTCACGATCCCGGACCCGGAGATCGCCGAGGGTCACCACGGAGGTGAGGCCGATGTCTGA